A window of the Henckelia pumila isolate YLH828 chromosome 3, ASM3356847v2, whole genome shotgun sequence genome harbors these coding sequences:
- the LOC140892856 gene encoding protein VACUOLELESS GAMETOPHYTES-like, with amino-acid sequence MAPVPKKSAIHDHFTHPGHSLSPIDNDQEYLCDGCKTMGSGKRYRCAVGCDFDLHEYCRTCPRNLTNFMHQHELSLVMRKAESQRQVDRICNVCLDPVEGLFYRCKGCEFDVHPLCTQLPQQLHHALHKPHFLTLRSSKTPGFCTVCKGACSGWRYRCGACNFDIHLECVLVPIVPCPKQLDTQQRGIPMFDQGIPYQPPPQFASYFGYGFPNYGHPGYHYHPAGFMMQPSYPHGMYMPSPSFGPQTHQVATNSGGSRPGRSMFSVVGQLGFGVLSNMIFGVDMTSLFAS; translated from the coding sequence ATGGCTCCGGTGCCAAAGAAATCCGCAATACACGACCACTTCACCCATCCAGGCCATTCACTAAGCCCGATAGACAACGATCAAGAATACTTGTGCGATGGCTGCAAGACCATGGGTAGCGGAAAACGATACCGATGCGCCGTCGGTTGTGATTTCGATCTGCACGAATACTGCCGCACCTGCCCTCGTAATCTCACCAACTTCATGCACCAACATGAACTCAGCCTGGTTATGAGAAAGGCCGAAAGCCAGCGCCAGGTCGATCGGATATGCAACGTGTGTTTGGACCCCGTCGAGGGCCTCTTCTACCGCTGCAAAGGTTGCGAATTCGACGTGCATCCGCTGTGCACTCAGCTGCCTCAGCAGCTGCACCATGCTCTTCACAAGCCCCACTTTCTGACCCTCAGATCGTCCAAAACTCCCGGGTTCTGCACCGTCTGCAAAGGGGCGTGCAGCGGCTGGCGTTACAGATGTGGAGCCTGTAACTTCGACATCCATTTGGAATGCGTGCTGGTGCCTATCGTGCCATGCCCGAAACAGCTCGATACTCAACAGCGTGGGATTCCCATGTTCGATCAAGGGATCCCTTACCAGCCGCCGCCACAGTTCGCATCTTATTTCGGCTACGGGTTCCCAAATTACGGCCACCCTGGTTACCATTACCATCCTGCAGGTTTTATGATGCAACCAAGCTATCCGCACGGCATGTATATGCCATCTCCCAGTTTCGGGCCGCAAACGCATCAAGTGGCTACAAACAGTGGGGGCTCGCGGCCAGGGAGATCCATGTTTTCTGTTGTTGGGCAGCTTGGATTTGGAGTGCTTTCCAATATGATATTTGGAGTGGATATGACATCTTTGTTTGCAAGTTGA